One stretch of Lacimicrobium alkaliphilum DNA includes these proteins:
- a CDS encoding BON domain-containing protein, with protein MILRQAFCALLLTLPLIAVTACDNMTETKTQPQKIDDNSLSQAVSEVLERDALSARSNIKVTSLDGKVSLTGTVASAEDKTHATGLVKKVNGVKTVNNDLEITTPADSQ; from the coding sequence ATGATACTACGCCAGGCATTCTGTGCTCTGTTGCTGACGCTGCCACTGATAGCCGTGACAGCCTGCGACAATATGACAGAAACAAAGACCCAACCGCAAAAGATCGACGATAACAGCCTGAGCCAGGCGGTTTCCGAGGTTTTAGAACGTGACGCCCTGTCTGCCCGAAGTAATATTAAGGTGACTTCTCTGGATGGCAAGGTAAGCCTTACGGGAACAGTGGCCTCAGCAGAGGACAAAACCCACGCCACCGGGCTGGTTAAAAAAGTCAATGGTGTCAAAACTGTAAACAATGATCTGGAAATAACCACTCCGGCCGACTCTCAATAA
- a CDS encoding BON domain-containing protein: MKTRNIYAVFFLSLFSLTLLGCGATETSESTGEYVDDTVITTKVKAAIFNNDALESAEINVETFKGEVQLSGFVSSTANMNTAVRLARNVTGVKSVKNKMQVK, translated from the coding sequence ATGAAAACACGTAATATCTACGCGGTATTTTTTCTTAGCCTGTTCAGCCTGACACTGTTGGGTTGTGGCGCAACCGAAACCAGTGAAAGTACCGGTGAATATGTTGATGACACCGTCATTACCACTAAAGTAAAGGCAGCCATTTTCAACAACGACGCCCTTGAATCCGCCGAAATTAATGTTGAAACCTTCAAAGGCGAAGTACAGCTGAGCGGTTTCGTCAGTTCAACAGCCAACATGAATACCGCGGTGCGCCTGGCCCGCAACGTTACCGGCGTGAAATCGGTAAAAAATAAGATGCAGGTAAAATAA
- a CDS encoding Crp/Fnr family transcriptional regulator — MPKLASQQCVDPKLHKPTENQLLKALDADVQERLFPHLELVKMPLGKALYESGDVLRHVYFPTDCIVSLLYVMENGESAEISVVGHDGMIGVALIMGGESTTSRAIVQSSGFAYRLAGQRMKAEFSRHGDMLHLMLRYSQALITQMAQTAVCNRHHSIDQQLCRWLLLSLDRLKDNHLVMTQELIANMLGVRREGVTEAAGRLNRQGVIDYSRGHIIVKDRARLEQLSCECYQVVKAETDRLLPLSRHQPHSVS, encoded by the coding sequence ATGCCCAAACTGGCATCACAGCAATGCGTTGACCCCAAGCTGCATAAGCCAACGGAAAATCAGTTACTCAAAGCCCTCGATGCAGATGTGCAGGAGCGGCTTTTTCCGCATCTGGAGCTGGTTAAAATGCCACTTGGCAAAGCACTGTACGAGTCTGGCGATGTACTGCGCCATGTCTATTTTCCCACCGATTGTATCGTGTCACTGCTTTATGTGATGGAAAATGGCGAGTCAGCCGAGATATCCGTGGTCGGACACGACGGCATGATTGGCGTCGCCCTGATAATGGGCGGTGAGAGCACCACCAGCCGCGCCATAGTGCAAAGTTCCGGTTTTGCCTATCGTTTAGCTGGCCAGCGCATGAAGGCCGAGTTTAGCCGCCATGGGGATATGCTGCATTTAATGCTGCGCTACTCACAGGCACTGATCACCCAAATGGCCCAGACCGCAGTGTGTAACCGCCACCACAGTATCGACCAGCAGCTTTGTCGCTGGCTGTTGCTGTCGCTGGATCGCCTTAAAGACAACCACCTGGTAATGACTCAGGAACTGATTGCTAATATGCTGGGGGTGCGCCGCGAAGGTGTAACGGAAGCGGCGGGCCGTCTTAACAGACAAGGTGTGATTGACTACAGCCGTGGCCATATTATTGTCAAAGACAGGGCCAGACTGGAACAGCTGAGCTGTGAATGCTACCAGGTAGTCAAAGCCGAAACAGATCGTCTGTTGCCGCTGTCACGTCATCAGCCCCATTCCGTGTCATAG
- a CDS encoding Crp/Fnr family transcriptional regulator, with translation MSAQTASVITNHLLQLLSPDERHILLQHCKVVTLQFADVLCEPNQPYRYLYFPLSGFISLVTRLEGHKPLEMGLIGNEGMLGVTLALGVSTAPMQAVVQGKGTAWRISIADLKQCLLHCPQLQRVLQQYLFVQLTQLAQSAACAHFHELSPRLARWLLMSDDRAHSDQFYLTHQFLAGMLGVRRSGITVAAGIMQQQKLICYSRGVVSILDRKALQAITCECYQAGLDDYRNILGEPQADTQIISAQGQS, from the coding sequence ATGTCTGCTCAAACGGCGTCAGTGATTACCAATCATTTGCTGCAATTATTAAGTCCGGACGAGCGCCACATCCTGCTACAACATTGTAAGGTGGTAACACTGCAATTCGCCGATGTTCTTTGTGAACCAAACCAGCCCTACCGCTATCTGTATTTTCCCCTTAGTGGTTTTATCTCTCTGGTCACCAGGCTGGAAGGTCATAAACCGCTGGAAATGGGCTTAATCGGCAATGAAGGTATGCTCGGCGTGACCCTGGCACTGGGTGTCAGCACCGCGCCGATGCAGGCGGTGGTGCAGGGCAAAGGTACTGCCTGGCGCATTAGTATTGCCGATTTAAAGCAATGTTTACTGCACTGCCCGCAATTGCAACGTGTGTTACAACAATATCTGTTTGTACAATTAACTCAGCTGGCCCAGAGTGCAGCCTGTGCTCACTTTCATGAACTCTCCCCGCGTCTGGCGCGCTGGTTACTGATGAGCGACGATCGCGCGCACAGCGACCAGTTTTACCTTACCCACCAGTTTCTGGCGGGTATGCTCGGCGTGCGTCGCAGCGGTATAACCGTTGCTGCGGGTATTATGCAACAGCAAAAACTTATCTGTTACAGCAGGGGCGTGGTGAGCATTCTGGATCGCAAGGCGTTACAGGCTATTACCTGTGAATGCTATCAGGCAGGATTGGACGACTACAGGAATATACTCGGAGAGCCACAAGCTGACACTCAGATAATCAGCGCACAAGGTCAGTCATAA
- a CDS encoding Crp/Fnr family transcriptional regulator: MPKLASQQCIDPKQHQPTENQLLKTLSSEVKERLFPYLELVEMPLGKVLHESGEVLRYVYYPTDCIVSLLYVMENGASAEISVVGHDGMIGIALIMGGESTTSRAIIQSAGFAYRLPGQRIKDEFNRHGELLHLMLRYSQALITQMAQTAVCNRHHSIDQQLCRWLLLSLDRLKDNHLVMTQELIANMLGVRREGVTEAAGRLHKQGVIDYSRGHIIVTDREKLERLSCECYGVVKSETDRLLPASRHRTESVV; this comes from the coding sequence ATGCCTAAATTGGCATCACAGCAGTGCATAGATCCCAAACAGCATCAGCCAACGGAAAATCAGTTACTGAAAACCCTCTCTTCAGAAGTAAAGGAGAGGCTTTTTCCATATCTGGAACTGGTCGAGATGCCACTGGGCAAAGTACTGCATGAGTCAGGCGAAGTATTGCGTTATGTCTATTATCCCACCGATTGTATCGTGTCACTGCTCTATGTGATGGAAAATGGCGCATCAGCGGAAATATCCGTGGTCGGCCACGATGGTATGATTGGTATCGCCCTGATTATGGGCGGCGAGAGCACCACCAGCCGCGCCATAATACAAAGTGCCGGTTTTGCCTATCGGTTACCTGGTCAGCGAATAAAGGATGAATTCAACCGCCACGGAGAGTTGCTGCATTTAATGTTGCGCTATTCACAGGCGTTGATCACTCAAATGGCACAGACCGCAGTCTGTAACCGCCATCACAGTATCGATCAGCAACTCTGTCGCTGGTTATTGCTGTCTTTGGACAGGCTAAAAGATAATCATCTGGTGATGACTCAGGAACTGATTGCCAATATGCTGGGGGTGCGCCGCGAAGGGGTAACCGAAGCCGCAGGCCGGTTGCATAAACAAGGCGTGATTGACTACAGCCGAGGCCATATTATTGTCACCGACAGGGAGAAACTGGAGCGGTTGAGTTGCGAATGCTATGGCGTGGTCAAGTCCGAAACGGATCGTCTGCTGCCAGCATCACGACACAGGACTGAATCCGTGGTGTAG